atatatttatatatatatatatatatatatatatattgatacaaatgcaaaaacaaacacacttccACTATGTAATGTATATTGATTAATTGGTtccaaaaagaaaatatgataaacacacatacacacatacaaacagacggatcgtatatgcatgtacacacacacacacacacacacacacacacacacacacacacacacacacacacacacacacacacacacaaatcgtatatgcatatatttatgtacacacacacacacacacacacacacacacacacacacacacacacacacacacacaaacccacacacacacacacacacacacacacacatatgtatatatatatatatatatatatatatatatttatatatatatgtgtgtgtgtatttaaatatatatatatatatatatatatatgtgcacacacacacacacacacacacaaacacacacacacacacacaaacacacacacactcatacatatatcatcatcatcaagggccaAAGCCGACGGGGCGCATGGGCgcttccacccttcgcttccacgagggtccctcatggcgagtctccaggcaggcacTCCGCccttctctaactcctcgcgaaaGGACTGGTTgaactgcccaagccatgacctcctaggtcgtcccacgggcctcctctcgTAAAGAAACAGTCTGATGGGTAGGGCCATCCACAGGGTTAACGAGCTAGgggcccatatagcctgagttggcgatcccggattatgcaagtaacaggtcccatgccagctTCACGGTGTAGGCGTCAGTTGGACAcatagtcctgccaactgtaccccacgaTCCGGCGAAgggacgagactccaaggcactagatagcgtccaggcttccatagagcaaaactggcatgtaggttggtccttctgcataggtaccgacaacttcaaatactcttgttgattgagttcatggtcCCTGCTGCCAGAGCaattcgtctactgacttcttggtctgacagcccagagatatgaactatgctaccaaggtatacaAGGCTCTCtctgacttcaacgtcctcaccgcaagcatggatcaattgaacgggttcccctaacaggcccccaaaatcctgaattTTGGTCTTAGTCCAGTAGACcactaggcccaagggctttgccccattgctaaatgcatcaagacccGCTACCAGTGAttccagggatatatatatatatatatatatatatatatatatatatatatatataatatgtatgtgtgtttgtgtgtatgtgtgtgtgtggggggggggggggggttgcgtgtgtctgtatatatacatagttacatatattcacacacacacacatgtgtgtgtgtgtatatatatatatatatatatatatatatatatgtgtgtgtgtatatatatatgtatatatatgcgtgtttgtgtgcgtatatgtgagtatatatattatatatatgtatatgcatatttaaatatatatatatatatatgtatgtatgtatatatcacacacacacacacacacacacacacacacacacacacacacacacacacacacacacacacacacgcacacccacccacacacacacacacacatatatatgtgtgtgtgtgtgtgtgtgtgtatgtgtgtgtttgtgtgcgtatatgtatatatatatatatattatatatgtatatgcatattaaacaaaaatatatatatgtatatatatacatatacgcatacaaacacacacacatgtgtgttatatatacatatatatatatatttaaatatatatatacatatacatatatatataatatatatacacacatatatgcacacaaacacacatacacacattcatatgtatatatatatatatatgtatatatatatatatatatatatatatatatatatatatgtgtgtgtgtgtgtgtgtgtgtgtgtgtaaaggttatatagacgccttaaacatttggttaagcaggagtagtaaaaggggacggtggctttgactctttatttagaagagtgcaagcaacacagatatattaCACACGTAAGGCGTAGTGCAGGTAGTcgccgtccgcccccccccccaccccacccccacccctgggctgaccgcgggtaatacatatatatatatatatatatatatatatatatgtgtgtgtgtgtgtgtgtgtgtgtgtgtatgtgtttgatggcacgaatatgaatgattatatatacacacacaaacatatacatatatacatacatatacatatatatatatatatatgtgtgtgtatgtgtgtgtgcgtccgcgtgtgtgtgtgtgtgtgtatatgtgcgtgtgtgtgtgtgtgtgtatgtgtgtgtgtgtgtgtgtgtgcgtgtgcgtgtgcgtgagtgcgtgtgtgtgtgtgtgtgtgtgtgtgtgtgtgtgtgtgtgtgtgtgtgtgtgtgtgtgcgtgcgtgtgcatgtatgtatatactgtatacacatgtacacactatacatatgtgaatgaagacacacacacatacacaaacatatatacacgtgtgtgtgtgtgtgtgtgtgtatgtgtgtgtgtgtgtgtgcgtgtgtgtgtgcgtgtgcgtgtgtgtgtgcgtgtattcacaGATGTATacggtatacatgtatgtggtaatatgtatgtgtaagcatctatgcgtttgattttttttcttgctatttagCCCCTTTAAAAGGCGGGTTTTTCGTCCGTACAGATATTGGTGACGCCACAGCTTATCCACATGTGCACGCAACCGAAAAATGGAGAACCTCTTAGGCCGAATCAAATCTCCCTTATATACGGAGAGCATTGTCGAATGGTTTATATGGTAGAACCTACCTTCAGTAGATTTAATATGAATTTTTATCAACGTTTTTGAAAGCATGAGACGTATCATTGATTTAGCATTGGCTATAATACGACTGATTACTTTAAAACAACACTCAGTTCAAAGCTCTGGCAAATCGCTATCGGAGGACCACCTAGCAGGGAGCAGCATATATTCCGATCCTTGTAGTTGCCATATGCTCAATTGGGTTACGTGCTACATGGTTATAGGTGTCATATTCGGAAGTTGCACTCTGCTGTCAAATATACCggtagaggaaaataaaagattgCGAACCTTTGCCCAAGATGTAAAAGAAAATGAACTCCCTTGCTGATATTTTATCGATCATACTGGCTAAAGTATTATATTCCCTCCAAAATGTACAAGTTACTGTAAATTACTGCATATATTCCAATGGAAACACATTcttactttcttattattatcactgttgtatgTATCATTCTTgcgaaaaaaaacatttccatctACCAAATCAGTTTCATTCAGAAATGGAAGCAAGAAATAGTCATTTGGAAAAGATCACGCAATACATACTTGGAGAGTGATTCAACGCACCCGTAAGTTTTCATCCCAATAAAATGGTAATCGTCCGGGTTATCTTGCTTTACAAACTAAGAAACCATCCGACATTACGACTTAAAATATGTAATTTCTACTATCATGATATCTCTTCCAAAAAATCTAGAAAAGGATCAAGTTACTGATTCGAAACAGCCTTCTTTGCAAAGAATGTAGCTCTCGAGTGAAGGCAAGAATATGTTGCAAGACTTAAGCCTGAATTTGATGCCATCCTAAGTTAGGATGACTAAACATGCACTTACTCTAATGATGTTAACAAGTTCATAAAGGAATATACAAAACAACATAAAGCTTACAACATACAAAACATTTAGTTATGTGTtcatgaaatatttatttatataataggtATTATCTAATTATTCTCAATTAATCAACAGAGGTAAGTAGTTTCTAAGGTTTGGAACTAATATTAGGAACTTTGAGGGTAAATAGACAAAGGTTTctctagaaacacacacacacacacacacacacacacacacacacacacacacacacacacacacacacacacacacacacacacacacacacacacacacacacatactcacgagAAAACATCCCGCAACACAAAACGCAGAAATGATTAAATGATACCTGAAGTTCAGGATGTATTAAAAAAGGTTATTCTCTAAAAATAGTCAAATAACGTCAATAAATTCTCAATTCTTGTGCATTCCCCGAGGGCACTTTCACTTTACATATAGCATTTCACGATCTACAATCACTCCTTCACTGGTCTTCACTTCTCCAATCATGTTCAGAAACACCTTTTCCAACCTGTGACAAAATACCCTCTTTTGTGAATCGATACTTTACTCTTGTTTTAAAAATACTGACAGGCGTGAATGTACTTGAAAACATAATTCGGAATCTACAGCTTAAACAAAACGCAAGAACactataaaaagagaaagtagagTTAAAGCGTCGCatatcttattaatttttttttccagagttaCGGATTTAACACAAAATATTTTCATGTACAGTCAGCGTAGTCCGgccacaaacaaatataaaataatatgcatacatacatatctataaggtAAGTGCCCCTTAACATGAATGACACTTGAAGTATTTGTACAATGGATCTACAGTCCTTCGTTGTCTAATCCTTTGGCATTTTACGCTATCttgcttactttttcttttatgaaatacTTCTAATGACCTAAAACTATCACAGTCACTTCcttctatatatacgtattattaaagataatttgCAAGACGAAACAAAACAACATCGGTATCCGAAATCACGAACGCCCAGTGTTCGTTTCGCTCTGGTCGATGTCGGGCTCGAAGCTGCAATTCGGCACTCCGGTTTTCATTTCCAAGGAATCGGCGGAATCTTGCGAATTTTTCCTTTGGCGACTTTGTGGGATTTCATTCGTTTCGGGAAGATCGCAGTCTTTAGTTTCTGGCAGCAGAGCAGCTAGACCGGCAGCCATCAGTGCTAAGGATCCGAAGACAGCGGACGGGGCCCATACGGTTACAACACCCTgttaaagatatttatttttcgtGTGTATTCAATGTGGATTTATAGCTTGTTAGGTTCAtgaatatagttatcattatcaatactatttatattatatttctttcttcttttgcttatcatcatcgccattatcaaattttattactgtcgttattatcgctatcatcattgctgttatcatgaacatccttctcttcatcattactaccaacatcgttatcattattagctctattactattatatatgtatattgctctTTTTAATagctatttgtattataatttcgtaacgaagatgatgatgatgatgactacagTTATGTCGCTAATAAcatgcgataataataataataataatgacaataataataataataataataataataataataataataataatgacaataataataataatgataataataataataataacacttacaacaacagtttcaaaaatgataatgatggtaaagatgatgatgataatgatgatgatgataaaacaacgaAATAACCGCACCAAAATATCATTGATGTACGGCGAACACGTGCTCCCGATTCTTGCAAAGACGTTGGCCTGTCCCACGGCGAGGGAGCGGTAACTCGTTGGGAAAAGTTCGGCGGTAAAGATGAATGCCAGATGGAAGCCTGCTGTGATGGCAAGCTTTCCACACAGTGACAGGAAGATCATCAAAGTGCCAGTTtctgaaggaaaatataaagataaaaaaataaagggagcGGCAAGtgatatgttaattttttttttttctgttttgtgtatGGTTGATTCTAgcaaccaccccctccccctcaaaaaaaaaaaaaaataaaaaaaaaaaatggtaaaagcgatacaaaaaaactacagccgggacaaaatagagagagaaagagcgagagcgagagcaagagagagagagagagagagagagagagagagagagagagagagagagagagagagagagagagagagagagagagagagagatagatatatagtcagatagatagatagatagatagagagagatagatagatagatagatatatagtcagatagatagatagatagagagagagagagaaacaagccaGCGTGTTGAAAATAAGCCAACACACCACTAACACCATAAACGAAGTCACCTCGCTTAAAAACTAAATACCTACACACCCCAGTGAAAGACAAGACACCATACCTCCAGGGGTCACAATCAGGACAGTCATCACAGCGAATATGGAGACCGCGCACACGAGATAGAGGCCCACAAGCGACTTCTTCCTCCCGAGGTAAATGATAGCAGGCCACAGCAACGCGTACGAGGGGATCTCAAGCAGGCCGCCTAAGAACATGTAGATGTAAGGGTCGGTGCTGGAATAAGACGGGGAGATTTtagtatttctctttcatttacaaTTACTAGGtgggagttattttttttttttttttttttttttaggtcatcTTAATGGAaaatgttgaaaaatatatacaaaagggaagagaaacaaaTATCCTTTGATGTTGTCCTTAGTGAAGTATAAAATGATGGTGGCGTTATGATGATCATGTTATATCATATAGGCAATTAAtgggtaataaatatatatatatatatatatatatatatgtatatatatatttatttatacatacacacacatacacacacacacacatgcatttaatacacacacacacaaacacacacacacacacacaaacacacacacacacacacaaacacacacacacacacacaaacacacacacacacacatacacacacacacacacatacacacacacacacacacacacacacacacacacacacacacacacacacacacacacacacacacacacacacacacacacacacacacacatactatcaaTGCGAATGAAGTCGAGTACACAAgcaaaacaatagcaaaaaaacACCGCACCTCAGATTCGTGGCGTTGAGAGCGACGCCGTAGTAGATGAGCGAGCTCGCGAACCAGCAGAAGAAGACGACTGCCGCCCTTCCCCTGAGGCCCGCGGTGGTCACGAGGGCAAAGAACTTCTTCACGGCGTCCAGGACTCGGGCGGCGAGGTCCTCCTTGGCCTCTTGGTCCGCTTTCGGCTTCTCCTTGTCGCCCTGTCATGTAtcgggagaggaggatgtggaggcaTAAGGAATACATTTAGGGTCGATTTATTCAGctaattattttctccttttaattCCACGTCCTGTTTTTtaacctcttctttccttctctttctgtctctatctgtctgtctttgtccctgtctctgtctttgtctctctctatctatctatctaactctctctccccatctctctctctttccatatctttctcattccatccctctctcattccatccctATCCCATTccaatccctctccatctctccatctctctccatttctctttacctcccactccctccagctctccctcaccttccttccctctttccctccctccctcctcctctcctaaatCTAAATCCAAGAAAGCCAGGAAACCCACCGACGTTGCTAAGTTCTTGATAGCCTGCAGGAGAACTTCGTCAGATGGCAGAGTTCTTCCGTTGATCCTCGCGAGCCATTTGAACACGTTGAGGGCatcttcgtattttccctttaCTAGGAGCCAACGTGGGGATTCTGGGAGCAGCCTGGAAAGGTGAGAGTCGGAAGAGAAATTACGGAAATGATGATTGTTGTGGTGACGGTTGGTGTGTACGTGATGATGATACTCATGTTTTCTGTCAggagtattttttaaaattcatttagCATTACCGATATTGTAAAGTTCTGGGCTATGTGTTATCGTTAAGAATTGCAATACTGTTTTAACACATATTAGCGGCatcaatatataatgataaacacgATCATCATTCACTGAAAGAGAATCGATTATTTTAATGAGCCAAAAGCCGTACAGAATTTCAACGGAACTAAAGCTGGAAAACCCTACTCTTTCAGTGCATGACTTGCCTTGTTTACACGAGGAAATGCCTGCGCAGTATAGAGTGACGAAGCTCTTTCTCGATACGCCATTGACCAGGTGAAATTGTGTACAGAAGCAAGCGCCCTTGTTTGGTCATGTAAAATAAACAGTATGGCAAAATGGAGAGATGAAAAATTCAGTAAAaggaactaaaacaaaacaagcaagaaCTCAGAAAGCACGGACTTCCACCAACACCTCAAAATCCAAGTCTCGCGATCCTTAAATCTGCCTCAGAAATCTTAAAGGAAATGCGTTTTTTTACCAGAGACATTTTTTAAAAGTAATAGATCACGCTGACAATGGATCTCATTCACCATCGAACTATATTAATCGAGTATTTTGGCCACGACCAACCCACAAATAAATGATCCTCACTACCTGTCGGTAACGTTTTGAAATAAAGAAACCAAGAAATCGACAGGAAAAGAAGGGCAACAGGAAAATCAAAATCAATactgagataaataaataataatggaattttttttttatgaaatctaTTGCTTTAGTAGGATGACTTACCAAAAGTAAGATATAGTGTAAAGAGCGGGGACCGTAAGCGCCACTTGTAGCCAGTACCAAGTCCTTACTAGGTAAGCGATGCCTGGTAGTACCATGTAGCCGAGAGCCCAGGGTATCACGAACATGACAGATACGGTAGAACGTTGGCGAGAGGAACACAACTCCATAACTGTAAAGAGGGAATGTAAAAGGAGTATGGATGAGAACTTTACGAAGCAAGAAACAAATTATTTATTGTCACTCATATTTTCTGTCAAAACAacatggcagacagacagagagagagagagagagagagagagagagagagagagagagagagagagagagagagagagagagagagagagagagagagagagagagagagagagagagagagagagagagagagagagagagagagagagagagagagagagagtgagagagagaggggggggggggagttagagggaaaaatagaggagagagggaaagagagagagagataaggaaatatatatatatatatatatatatatagagagagagagagagaaagagagagcgagagagagagggaaagagagagagagagagagagagggaaaatagagggagagagggaaagagagagagagagagagataaaaaatgacgatgacgacggcGACGACGTCGACTAcggcgatgatgataaaaaaagcaaaataggAAAGGAGTGCGTAGGAGAGAACAGGGAAAACCCACAAAAGTCAGTCGAAGAAATGTATTTGCTCTGGCGAAATCAACTAACAGCGAGGCCGGCGGACCCTTAAAACTTTTACCAAAGGAAAACTTTCtccttgactcccccccccccctctctctctctctttctctctcttaggacAGTTTCTcgctacacacatatgcaaatatcacATGCAAGTTTACTGGACAGGATACGTGCGTAGATTTTGAGAGTATTGAGTCTTGTAATGtaatgcgcacacaaacacacacacacacacacatacacacacacacacacacacacacacacacacacacacaatatatatatatatatatttatatatatatatcttttatttttttattttttagtcttCTTTATCTTGGGAAACTTACCCAACACGAAGCAGCCAAGATAAATCCCCGAAGCCATAAAGGCAATGATAGTCTTCATGAAGATGTAAAATTCGACCGTAGGGGAAACAGCCGCTAAGAACCCCGAAAGAGTGAAGAGGCTGGAGCTCAGGAGGACGACTGGGCGACGGCCGATCCTGCAAGGTCAAAACAGGTCGTTGCAGGTCGTCTGCTATGAGGACTCACGAAGGCAATGGCTCGGGTCCAAAAAGGggatttctgcctctctctctctctcgcgcgctctctctctctctctctctctctctatatatatatatttatttatatgtatgatatatatatatatattatatatgtgcgtgtattatatatatatatatgtgcgtgtatatatatatatatatatatatatatatatatatatgcatgtatgtatgcatgtatgtatctatataagtgaGAATAGATAATCTCACAACGCATGTGATAAACACATGTCGATAAAATCATCTacataattcttaaaaaaaaatcgaaacgcgTCACTTATATCCCTTACACTGAgaaatcatttattatatatatttttttctgccatgGAGGGAtcagtcaacaacaacaacaacaaaaaaagaggaaacgagaaactCACACGTCATAGAGGTAGCCGACCACGAGGGAACCCAAGAGCGTTCCCACTTGGCTGACAGCCTGAGTTGTCGAGTACAGGACACGGCGCTCGCATACCAGATCCCActgcaagaaagagacagaaaaaagaacacaAGTAGGATGGGTGATAGGAAAATTAACCATAGATAAGACTGGTAGACGCTGTATATGGGCAAGGTGTTTATTCGGAACTGTACAGTAGTCCTTGGTTAAATCAGCCTGATTCAACATATCGATAATTATATCGATAATTCAACAGCATTTTAAGCAGTAACATTCGAAAAAAGTACCTTATTTGAGAGGTGAATCCAATTATCCTAGGCATTTATTAAGCaactgcactcacacacacacacacacacacacacacacacacacacacacacacacacacacacacacgcacctccgTCACGACCGTAGACTCGTACTGGTTCCTGTCGAAGTCTCTGGAGGAGCACTTGACTGTCCTGACCTCCTCGCCATCCTCAAAGGAAAACTCTGGACTCGAGGCGGCCACTTCGAAGCCCAACTCAGCCGCTAAGGTATAATTGTAGTCGTACATGACACAACTACTATGCTGACTACTGCTATTCCTAGTTGAGAGACAGCAATTACGATGTTATTAAACTGAAGGCAAGTTCCAGAGAATACTTAATCAGGTAAGCAGGCTACTGAAACTCAAGATTCCTCTAATCTAGAATATTATTCATGTCGCCTTAAGATATAACGACTTCTCACTATCTTAACGCTATGCTAAGAAGAAATAATGACACAGGAGCACTTTTCTTACCCATTGGGAATAGCTAGACTTAAGATCTGGTCTTGAGTCCAGTTGGCATCCACCAGAGGGGGTACGTGGCACCAATAATCCGGAGTGGCACCCAAGAACTGGTAATTAATTGTCTGGAGTGGGTTGATAAATGTTCCTGAAATAAATACATCAATCACTTGAGTTTGTGTTTTCATATAAATTTTATGGAAGTTATTTACCATGAATTGCTGAGTTAATTTCAGTAACGATGGTACTTATTACAGGGTGATATCATGCATAAAAAGGGTATAGCATATGAGAGATTGAC
The sequence above is drawn from the Penaeus chinensis breed Huanghai No. 1 chromosome 33, ASM1920278v2, whole genome shotgun sequence genome and encodes:
- the LOC125043245 gene encoding organic cation transporter protein-like, with product MSEDKAEAKKSGEDTVAITTYDDLNDLAGSQDIRTLLILVLISFGTFINPLQTINYQFLGATPDYWCHVPPLVDANWTQDQILSLAIPNGNSSSQHSSCVMYDYNYTLAAELGFEVAASSPEFSFEDGEEVRTVKCSSRDFDRNQYESTVVTEWDLVCERRVLYSTTQAVSQVGTLLGSLVVGYLYDVIGRRPVVLLSSSLFTLSGFLAAVSPTVEFYIFMKTIIAFMASGIYLGCFVLVMELCSSRQRSTVSVMFVIPWALGYMVLPGIAYLVRTWYWLQVALTVPALYTISYFWLLPESPRWLLVKGKYEDALNVFKWLARINGRTLPSDEVLLQAIKNLATSGDKEKPKADQEAKEDLAARVLDAVKKFFALVTTAGLRGRAAVVFFCWFASSLIYYGVALNATNLSTDPYIYMFLGGLLEIPSYALLWPAIIYLGRKKSLVGLYLVCAVSIFAVMTVLIVTPGETGTLMIFLSLCGKLAITAGFHLAFIFTAELFPTSYRSLAVGQANVFARIGSTCSPYINDILGVVTVWAPSAVFGSLALMAAGLAALLPETKDCDLPETNEIPQSRQRKNSQDSADSLEMKTGVPNCSFEPDIDQSETNTGRS